A genomic window from Alkalihalobacillus sp. AL-G includes:
- a CDS encoding ribonuclease HII encodes MKTKTIQEIRTLLQDENSEPEESVLKCIQNDSRKGVQKLWEQWCKRKVQEQMLQDQYIRMSKYEDHCEVNGFSRVAGIDEVGRGPLAGPVVASAVILDRNEQIIGLNDSKALSVSKRESLYEEIIEKAVSIGVGMVTAEEIDRINIYEASKKAMLLAIDDLALHPDYLLIDAMKLPIGIEQESIIKGDAASNSIAAASIVAKVTRDRIMSDYSRKYPHYSFAANSGYATRDHLAAIQIHGTTPIHRKSFAPVSEQIKQSEKV; translated from the coding sequence ATGAAGACGAAAACGATACAAGAAATTCGTACTCTTCTACAGGATGAAAACAGTGAACCGGAAGAATCGGTTTTGAAATGTATACAAAATGATTCCCGTAAAGGTGTGCAAAAACTGTGGGAGCAATGGTGCAAGCGCAAAGTACAGGAACAGATGCTCCAGGATCAATACATAAGAATGTCAAAATATGAGGACCATTGCGAGGTAAATGGATTCAGTCGTGTTGCTGGTATTGATGAAGTCGGAAGGGGACCTCTCGCTGGACCGGTCGTTGCCAGTGCAGTAATTTTAGATCGAAACGAACAGATTATAGGTCTGAATGATTCAAAAGCGTTATCAGTATCTAAGCGTGAGTCGCTTTATGAAGAGATTATCGAAAAGGCAGTGTCAATCGGTGTAGGAATGGTTACTGCTGAAGAAATCGATCGTATTAACATTTATGAAGCGAGTAAAAAAGCAATGCTACTAGCAATTGATGATCTCGCACTGCACCCTGATTATTTATTAATTGATGCGATGAAACTCCCTATCGGAATCGAACAAGAAAGCATAATTAAAGGGGATGCTGCGAGTAATTCGATTGCGGCAGCATCGATCGTTGCTAAGGTGACAAGAGATCGGATCATGTCTGATTACAGTCGGAAGTATCCGCACTATTCGTTCGCTGCGAATTCTGGATACGCTACAAGGGATCATCTAGCTGCAATTCAGATTCACGGCACAACCCCGATTCATCGAAAATCATTTGCTCCAGTTTCAGAACAAATCAAACAATCTGAGAAGGTTTGA